A genomic stretch from Schistosoma haematobium chromosome 4, whole genome shotgun sequence includes:
- the SGSM2_1 gene encoding Small G protein signaling modulator 2, variant 3 (EggNog:ENOG410VA04~COG:T) gives MLQCLDSQKVAADADMEARSTYYTLVYLVGVPDISEASNSDGTSQTSVRTLTRTRCKKLGSESSLVSGLPKIKPASQTRKSMRSRVLSNRSRGLYGNYNGKGTAQKSRSRRHVLKREVICILIS, from the coding sequence atgCTCCAGTGTCTTGATAGCCAGAAGGTTGCTGCTGATGCCGATATGGAAGCTCGAAGTACTTACTATACTCTAGTTTACCTAGTAGGTGTTCCAGATATATCAGAGGCGTCTAATTCCGATGGAACTTCCCAGACGTCTGTTCGAACACTAACAAGGACTCGATGTAAAAAGCTTGGAAGTGAATCCAGTCTTGTTTCTGGTCTGCCGAAAATAAAACCAGCATCTCAAACAAGGAAATCTATGAGATCTAGAGTTTTATCAAACAGAAGTAGAGGATTGTATGGTAACTACAATGGTAAAGGAACCGCACAAAAATCACGTTCCCGACGTCATGTACTTAAAAGAGAGGTAATTTGTATATTGATTTCTTAG